From the Priestia koreensis genome, one window contains:
- a CDS encoding histidine phosphatase family protein: MDQPMVITLIRHGLTENNQKKQYIGWSNPPLLISEENRIRPYTEEVDLVVGSDLTRCKETAKLLLPNHSYVASEKWREMNFGAWEEKTYNELTEQTAYQNWLDDPFHAPVEDGELFSTFSERIWRAFHESVAQLKTNGGRNLVIITHGGPIRLVASTCSGTAFFDWNVAPGDGIRLIGQETDENKFSVEPFFVHSEE, encoded by the coding sequence ATGGATCAGCCTATGGTTATTACACTTATTCGTCACGGCTTAACCGAAAATAATCAAAAAAAACAGTACATCGGGTGGTCCAATCCTCCGCTGTTAATATCGGAGGAAAACCGAATTCGTCCCTATACAGAAGAAGTTGACTTGGTAGTTGGGAGTGATCTAACACGCTGCAAAGAGACGGCCAAGCTATTGCTTCCAAACCATTCGTACGTAGCGTCTGAAAAATGGCGCGAAATGAATTTTGGTGCTTGGGAAGAAAAAACGTATAATGAATTGACAGAGCAAACGGCTTATCAAAACTGGTTAGATGATCCTTTTCACGCACCGGTTGAAGACGGTGAGTTGTTTAGCACATTTAGCGAGCGAATTTGGCGCGCCTTTCATGAAAGTGTGGCACAATTGAAAACGAATGGCGGAAGAAATTTGGTCATTATTACGCACGGAGGGCCTATTCGCCTTGTTGCCTCAACATGTTCCGGTACCGCTTTTTTTGATTGGAATGTCGCTCCCGGTGATGGGATAAGGCTGATTGGACAGGAAACAGATGAAAACAAATTTTCTGTTGAACCGTTTTTTGTACATAGTGAGGAGTGA
- the cobS gene encoding adenosylcobinamide-GDP ribazoletransferase, producing the protein MRELVNVIRISLQFFTILPVAKTIEWTERRVASSILVFPFIGLVIGLCEYGLFRGMSELSISVAVQSMLLVLLPIALTGGLHLDGWMDVSDAYFSRRPKEKRLEILSDPNIGAFAVLSLLFLLSLRWMAIHELLLIKEVPLSMWIVVSSVPRLSAGWVLRVAPLAKDTGLAAYFKQGFTKRISVIYIVITILFAVYACVVSLWLPVAITLLLWTIAFIAWCRKQFGGITGDMIGTTVEGGITLTWISLWLLHLFVTA; encoded by the coding sequence GTGAGGGAATTAGTAAACGTCATTCGTATTTCGCTACAGTTTTTTACGATTCTCCCTGTTGCTAAAACGATTGAATGGACGGAACGACGTGTTGCCTCTTCGATTCTTGTCTTTCCATTTATTGGGCTTGTCATTGGGTTGTGTGAGTACGGTCTTTTCAGAGGAATGAGTGAGCTTTCGATTAGTGTAGCTGTACAGTCGATGCTGCTCGTTCTATTGCCAATTGCCTTAACGGGTGGTCTTCATCTAGACGGTTGGATGGATGTAAGCGATGCATATTTTTCAAGACGGCCAAAGGAGAAGCGCTTAGAAATTTTAAGTGACCCAAACATAGGGGCTTTTGCGGTTCTTTCGCTTCTCTTTTTACTGAGCTTGAGGTGGATGGCAATTCATGAACTGCTCCTCATCAAAGAGGTGCCGCTCTCTATGTGGATAGTCGTTTCTTCTGTGCCACGTTTATCTGCTGGATGGGTGCTAAGGGTGGCGCCGCTTGCAAAAGATACGGGGCTTGCTGCGTATTTTAAACAAGGATTTACGAAGCGAATTTCGGTCATATACATCGTTATTACCATTTTATTTGCGGTATATGCTTGTGTGGTGTCCTTATGGTTGCCTGTCGCGATTACGCTGCTGTTATGGACCATTGCATTTATCGCCTGGTGCCGTAAGCAGTTTGGGGGTATCACGGGAGATATGATTGGTACGACCGTGGAAGGAGGGATCACACTCACATGGATCAGCCTATGGTTATTACACTTATTCGTCACGGCTTAA
- a CDS encoding bifunctional adenosylcobinamide kinase/adenosylcobinamide-phosphate guanylyltransferase, whose amino-acid sequence MIFVSGGVRSGKSKKAEELVQRSEGERHVYIATSRITDDEMRERVNLHQKARRDAARPWVTIEQEINFHDLVPKLKKTDVVLVDCATNWMANELFIDAQSWEDHQFCQSILEKMKQDLLAITSCVKEVVVVSNELFEGDVPDEATEVYMRLLGSFHQFLVEESSTAGVMEYGLFKVKKEAIVL is encoded by the coding sequence GTGATCTTTGTTAGTGGAGGAGTACGCAGCGGAAAGTCCAAAAAAGCGGAAGAGCTTGTTCAAAGATCGGAAGGTGAACGACACGTCTATATTGCGACAAGTCGTATAACCGATGATGAAATGAGAGAGCGTGTTAATCTACATCAAAAAGCGAGAAGGGATGCAGCGCGACCGTGGGTGACAATTGAACAGGAAATTAATTTTCATGATCTTGTCCCAAAGCTAAAGAAGACGGATGTAGTATTAGTAGACTGTGCAACGAACTGGATGGCGAATGAGCTGTTTATTGATGCACAAAGCTGGGAGGATCATCAATTCTGTCAGTCAATCTTAGAAAAAATGAAGCAGGATCTTCTCGCAATAACATCGTGTGTAAAAGAGGTAGTTGTTGTTTCGAATGAATTATTTGAAGGAGACGTACCGGACGAAGCGACAGAGGTATACATGAGACTACTAGGTTCCTTTCATCAATTTCTCGTAGAGGAGTCTAGTACAGCAGGGGTAATGGAGTACGGTCTATTTAAGGTAAAAAAAGAGGCGATCGTGCTGTGA
- the cobD gene encoding threonine-phosphate decarboxylase CobD codes for MSLPTHGANPHYFLKKLGVRTEKDVVDFSVNTNPLGSILDHHSLHLQELMMNYPDPNVTTLRQKLGETYDVSPHQVLVTNGAAEAFFLIAAHFSGKKALLLQPTFVEYKEACEAFQCEVHSLQLKEKENWTWPFEQLMDLLPSMDIVWICHPNNPTGMLYPNEQWELLLQKAKQHDVTVVIDEAFFDFTERAMRFESYINDYPVIVVRSMTKMFHIAGIRLGYIFAAPSLITALSMKQPPWSVNGVAQQVGEFCLENDEFVRQTVQFVGQEREWVQKELHALGLRTYPSFTNYYLCEIPKGWNGREWISYLAAAGVIVRHTENFQGLDGRYMRLAVKTRNENERLLAVFREGMAQRDLC; via the coding sequence TTGTCATTACCTACCCATGGAGCTAATCCCCATTACTTTTTAAAAAAATTAGGAGTTCGTACTGAAAAAGATGTGGTGGACTTTAGCGTGAATACGAATCCGCTTGGAAGTATTTTGGATCATCATAGTCTTCACCTTCAGGAGCTGATGATGAATTATCCGGATCCAAATGTAACGACGCTTCGTCAAAAGCTTGGGGAGACGTATGATGTGTCGCCCCATCAAGTCCTCGTTACAAATGGAGCGGCGGAAGCTTTTTTTCTCATCGCCGCGCATTTTTCAGGAAAGAAAGCTTTGCTGCTTCAGCCTACGTTTGTTGAATACAAGGAAGCGTGTGAGGCGTTTCAGTGTGAGGTGCACTCTTTGCAGCTAAAAGAAAAGGAGAATTGGACATGGCCGTTTGAACAATTAATGGATTTGCTTCCGTCTATGGACATTGTGTGGATCTGCCACCCTAATAATCCAACCGGAATGCTGTACCCAAACGAGCAGTGGGAGCTGCTGCTTCAAAAAGCTAAGCAGCACGACGTTACGGTTGTGATTGACGAAGCGTTTTTTGATTTTACAGAGCGAGCGATGCGCTTTGAGTCTTACATAAACGATTATCCTGTCATCGTTGTACGCTCAATGACAAAAATGTTTCATATCGCAGGAATTCGCTTAGGCTATATTTTTGCTGCACCTTCTCTTATCACAGCTCTTTCTATGAAACAACCACCGTGGAGCGTAAACGGTGTTGCCCAACAGGTGGGTGAATTTTGCTTAGAAAATGACGAATTTGTCCGCCAAACCGTCCAATTTGTCGGTCAGGAGCGGGAGTGGGTGCAAAAGGAGCTTCATGCACTGGGCTTGAGAACCTATCCATCGTTTACCAACTATTATTTATGTGAAATTCCAAAAGGATGGAACGGACGGGAGTGGATTTCTTATCTCGCAGCAGCAGGCGTGATTGTTCGTCATACGGAAAATTTTCAAGGGTTAGACGGGCGCTACATGCGTCTGGCTGTTAAAACGAGAAACGAGAATGAGAGATTACTTGCGGTATTTCGCGAAGGGATGGCACAGCGTGATCTTTGTTAG
- the cbiB gene encoding adenosylcobinamide-phosphate synthase CbiB has protein sequence MDVTQISMFIIYHLVAITGALVLDMIIGDPEHWPHPVRWFGNWIAFLEKRLNRGNGRRRKGFVVVLSMTIWTIVIGGVVVYTAYHVHPYIGIAVEALLIAPTIATKSLADAAIKVLRPLTEGEIERARYEVGMIVGRDTDQLNEGEIARATVETVAENTSDGITAPLLFALIGGAPLALFYRAINTCDSMVGYKNDRYGEFGYASAKTDDLLNYVPSRLTAFAMLIANRSYDHLSFRALWRLMKRDARKHPSPNSGYGESAMAALLGIRLGGLNMYKGIPSHRPEIGDAKQPLTSAHIKQSVSVMRRTVFAYWFLLCVIGGVIIVITYPWS, from the coding sequence ATGGATGTAACACAGATTAGTATGTTCATCATTTATCATCTTGTGGCAATTACAGGCGCACTCGTGCTGGATATGATAATCGGAGATCCGGAACATTGGCCGCATCCTGTTCGGTGGTTTGGCAATTGGATTGCGTTTCTCGAGAAGCGTTTAAATAGAGGGAACGGTAGGCGAAGAAAAGGATTTGTCGTCGTACTATCGATGACCATTTGGACGATTGTGATAGGAGGCGTTGTCGTTTATACTGCTTATCATGTTCATCCCTATATCGGGATTGCAGTGGAGGCTTTGCTCATTGCACCAACAATTGCAACTAAGTCGTTAGCTGATGCAGCGATCAAGGTACTACGTCCGCTGACAGAGGGAGAAATAGAGCGTGCTAGATACGAAGTCGGAATGATTGTCGGACGGGATACGGATCAGCTCAACGAAGGCGAAATTGCCCGGGCAACGGTTGAAACAGTTGCTGAAAATACAAGCGACGGAATTACCGCTCCTTTACTGTTTGCCTTGATAGGAGGAGCTCCGCTCGCACTTTTTTACCGAGCCATTAATACGTGTGACTCGATGGTTGGATATAAAAACGATCGTTACGGGGAATTTGGCTATGCGAGCGCAAAAACAGATGATCTTTTAAACTATGTACCTAGCAGACTCACTGCGTTTGCTATGCTAATCGCAAATCGGTCGTATGATCATCTGTCGTTTCGAGCCCTTTGGCGATTAATGAAACGAGATGCAAGAAAACACCCAAGCCCAAATAGCGGATACGGAGAAAGCGCCATGGCGGCTCTTCTTGGTATTCGTCTTGGTGGCCTAAATATGTATAAAGGCATACCGTCCCATCGTCCAGAAATCGGTGATGCAAAACAGCCGCTAACAAGTGCACACATCAAGCAATCGGTATCTGTGATGAGGAGAACGGTTTTTGCTTATTGGTTTTTATTATGTGTTATAGGAGGCGTCATCATTGTCATTACCTACCCATGGAGCTAA
- a CDS encoding adenosylcobinamide amidohydrolase, translating to MYIKEDEAASLLVMKTPYLFKSYSSGVLGGGMTVTDTFYNRYVDKKYRCDDPSIEYQTFLQENKYSNDEVVGLMTSVFLCDRAVYTYSDHGLTITAVVTAGVGNAVDIVSGMRKPYDAGPGTINMFFYVEGCLTDSAFLHGIQAATEAKTKTLGDLSVLDAVSETKATGTSTDSICIAASQKGKHCEYGGSLTALGQGIGKLVQVSLLDALQKYERRKEERRWM from the coding sequence TTGTATATAAAGGAAGATGAAGCGGCTTCCTTATTAGTGATGAAAACACCGTACCTCTTCAAAAGCTACAGTTCTGGCGTGTTGGGCGGTGGGATGACGGTAACAGATACGTTTTATAATCGATATGTGGATAAGAAGTACCGCTGTGATGATCCTTCTATTGAATATCAAACATTCTTACAAGAAAATAAGTACAGTAATGATGAAGTGGTCGGGCTTATGACGTCCGTCTTTCTTTGTGACAGAGCTGTTTATACGTACAGTGATCATGGATTAACCATCACGGCCGTTGTGACGGCAGGGGTTGGTAACGCAGTAGATATCGTATCTGGCATGCGAAAGCCTTATGATGCGGGACCAGGAACGATCAATATGTTTTTTTATGTCGAGGGGTGTTTAACAGACTCAGCCTTTTTACACGGCATTCAGGCAGCCACGGAAGCAAAAACAAAAACGCTCGGTGATTTGAGTGTTCTTGATGCGGTTTCGGAAACGAAGGCGACAGGGACGTCTACAGATAGCATTTGTATTGCGGCAAGTCAAAAAGGCAAGCACTGTGAATACGGAGGATCATTGACAGCTCTTGGTCAAGGCATCGGAAAGCTTGTGCAAGTAAGCTTACTTGACGCTCTTCAAAAGTACGAGCGGAGAAAGGAAGAGCGTCGATGGATGTAA